From a region of the Halolamina sp. CBA1230 genome:
- a CDS encoding DUF2178 domain-containing protein produces MNETRNVLETREKYRSRMNSALGAGIVFGVLGLLAGTFLDRDLLVVLGVGVYWLGVLGYVVIKWRAPVAVRDEREARINREAAELTLDVLAASLIVAAPGLTVLTVTGVYDVPEFYWGMVTTLALVAMVVGVANWYTERKRS; encoded by the coding sequence ATGAACGAGACGCGAAACGTACTGGAGACGCGGGAGAAGTACCGGAGTCGGATGAACAGCGCGCTGGGGGCCGGGATCGTCTTCGGCGTGCTCGGGCTGCTCGCGGGGACGTTCCTCGACCGGGATCTGCTCGTCGTCCTCGGGGTCGGCGTGTACTGGCTCGGCGTGCTGGGGTACGTCGTCATCAAGTGGCGGGCGCCGGTCGCGGTCAGGGACGAGCGCGAGGCCCGGATCAACCGCGAGGCGGCGGAGTTGACTCTCGACGTGCTCGCCGCCTCGCTCATCGTCGCCGCGCCGGGGCTGACCGTGCTGACCGTGACGGGCGTGTACGACGTGCCCGAGTTCTACTGGGGGATGGTGACGACGCTGGCGCTGGTCGCGATGGTCGTCGGCGTCGCTAACTGGTACACGGAGCGCAAGCGATCGTGA
- a CDS encoding helix-turn-helix transcriptional regulator codes for MNNDLPERRDERGMSQADLAAAVGVSRQTINAIERDRYDPSLELAFDLAAEFGCRIEEIFDPESE; via the coding sequence GTGAACAACGATCTCCCGGAACGCCGCGACGAGCGCGGGATGAGTCAGGCCGACCTCGCGGCGGCGGTCGGCGTCTCCCGGCAGACGATCAACGCGATCGAGCGCGACCGCTACGACCCGTCGCTCGAACTCGCGTTCGACCTGGCCGCGGAGTTCGGCTGCCGGATCGAGGAGATCTTCGACCCCGAGTCGGAGTGA
- a CDS encoding MFS transporter, which translates to MSSRDRTALALVVWAVMLSQTLLYPGVDRLVAAMGLGSGNYLDASTWFLAAEFAAFALTAGVWGAASDTAGRRIPFVAAGAVLGALGYGVLALLGPTNPAMWLVLVVRFLQGAATVGAFSLAMSMLADLGEGNGRNMGAAGIAIGLGTALGAPLGGQLYSVGPFVPLWTGAALLTLVGAATLLVSDHAPEGDDEGLREALGALRRTPALAVPFAFGFADRMTAGFFALVGTVYFRTAFELSPAQTGITLALFFAPFGLLQYPFGRLSDQFGRTAPIVAGSALYGIVVLGIGAAEGAFPARGDALLAVQFGMVAVGVLGALMAPATMALVVDLAPTGERGVALGGFNIAGSLGFLAGVVGGGLIADDFGYPAAFAFAGGAEILLALVAIPAFLKLQISREKMFS; encoded by the coding sequence GTGTCCTCCCGCGACCGGACCGCACTCGCACTCGTCGTCTGGGCGGTGATGCTCTCCCAGACGCTGCTGTACCCGGGAGTGGATCGGCTCGTCGCCGCGATGGGGCTGGGCAGCGGCAACTACCTCGACGCGAGCACGTGGTTCCTCGCTGCGGAGTTCGCCGCGTTCGCGCTCACGGCGGGCGTCTGGGGCGCCGCCAGCGACACCGCCGGCCGGCGCATCCCGTTCGTCGCCGCCGGCGCCGTGCTCGGTGCGCTGGGGTACGGCGTCCTCGCGCTGCTCGGGCCGACGAACCCAGCGATGTGGCTCGTGCTCGTCGTTCGGTTCCTCCAGGGCGCTGCGACCGTCGGCGCGTTCTCGCTCGCGATGTCGATGCTCGCCGACCTCGGTGAGGGGAACGGCCGGAACATGGGCGCCGCCGGGATCGCGATCGGCCTCGGGACGGCGCTGGGTGCGCCGCTGGGCGGCCAACTCTACTCGGTCGGGCCGTTCGTCCCGCTCTGGACGGGGGCCGCGCTGCTGACGCTGGTCGGCGCCGCGACGCTGCTCGTCTCGGATCACGCCCCCGAGGGCGACGACGAGGGGCTCCGCGAGGCACTGGGTGCACTGCGTCGAACCCCCGCACTCGCGGTCCCGTTCGCGTTCGGCTTCGCGGACCGCATGACTGCGGGCTTTTTCGCGCTCGTCGGCACCGTCTACTTCCGGACGGCGTTCGAGCTCTCGCCCGCCCAGACCGGGATCACGCTCGCCCTCTTCTTCGCCCCCTTCGGCCTGCTCCAGTACCCGTTCGGCCGGCTCTCGGACCAGTTCGGTCGGACCGCACCCATCGTCGCCGGCTCGGCGCTCTACGGGATCGTCGTGCTGGGTATCGGCGCCGCCGAGGGAGCGTTCCCGGCGCGGGGCGACGCGCTGCTGGCGGTGCAGTTCGGCATGGTCGCGGTCGGCGTGCTCGGCGCGCTGATGGCGCCGGCGACGATGGCGCTGGTCGTCGACCTCGCACCCACGGGCGAGCGCGGCGTCGCGCTGGGCGGGTTCAACATCGCCGGCAGCCTCGGCTTCCTCGCGGGCGTCGTCGGCGGGGGGCTGATCGCCGACGACTTCGGCTACCCCGCCGCGTTCGCGTTCGCCGGCGGCGCGGAGATCCTGCTGGCGCTGGTGGCGATCCCGGCGTTCCTCAAACTGCAGATCAGCCGCGAGAAGATGTTCAGTTGA
- a CDS encoding ferritin family protein, which produces MSVDQQVGSDHQLARLLQIGVVLEEVVEARAYRHYQSLAEEDRDLEADVEALLEDAAEESAHHRERLEELVDGLDADSIPFEDIETLVEARYGRTKPEDFDGVLYDQLCNEETAYKFYDDLIDAIEASDAAFSLDRDRVLEVLTEIRDEEAEGVEEVTRIMEARE; this is translated from the coding sequence GTGAGCGTCGACCAGCAGGTCGGCTCGGACCACCAGCTCGCCCGCCTGCTCCAGATCGGTGTCGTGCTGGAGGAGGTCGTCGAGGCACGCGCGTATCGCCACTACCAGAGCCTCGCGGAGGAGGACCGCGACCTCGAAGCAGACGTGGAGGCGCTGCTCGAGGACGCCGCCGAGGAGTCGGCCCACCACCGCGAACGACTGGAGGAGCTGGTCGACGGGCTCGACGCCGACTCGATCCCGTTCGAGGACATCGAGACGCTGGTCGAGGCCCGCTACGGCCGCACCAAGCCGGAGGACTTCGACGGCGTGCTGTACGACCAGCTCTGCAACGAGGAGACGGCCTACAAGTTCTACGACGACCTGATCGACGCGATCGAGGCCAGCGACGCGGCGTTCTCGCTCGACCGCGACCGCGTGCTCGAGGTGTTGACCGAGATCCGCGACGAGGAGGCGGAGGGCGTCGAGGAGGTCACCCGGATCATGGAGGCTCGCGAATGA
- a CDS encoding metal-dependent transcriptional regulator translates to MNTANQYLKAIYLVQRTDDGPAATGRVADSLDVSPASANEMIGKLEERGLAEHEKYKGVSLTDEGIARAENALRTYCIIERFLANVLSVEEYRAEAKELEPVIDETVAERLDTIIDRKEECPDCFDAEADACCHLAGTCSEGAD, encoded by the coding sequence ATGAACACGGCTAATCAGTACCTGAAAGCCATCTATCTGGTCCAGCGCACCGACGACGGTCCCGCGGCGACGGGGCGGGTCGCCGACTCGCTCGACGTGAGCCCCGCCAGCGCCAACGAGATGATCGGCAAGCTGGAGGAGCGCGGACTCGCCGAACACGAGAAGTACAAGGGCGTCTCGCTCACCGACGAGGGGATCGCCCGCGCGGAGAACGCGCTCCGGACGTACTGCATCATCGAGCGCTTCCTCGCGAACGTGCTGAGCGTCGAGGAGTACCGCGCCGAGGCCAAGGAGCTGGAGCCGGTGATCGACGAGACGGTGGCGGAGCGACTCGACACCATCATCGACCGCAAGGAGGAGTGTCCGGACTGCTTCGACGCCGAAGCCGACGCCTGCTGCCACCTCGCGGGGACGTGTAGCGAGGGCGCGGACTGA